The following proteins are encoded in a genomic region of Mycolicibacterium rutilum:
- a CDS encoding SDR family oxidoreductase, with the protein MNITGNTIFIPGSTSGIGLALALALHEKGNTVIVGGRRADLLDGIADRHPGIDTVQIDTTDTASITRAANQVLARHPDLNAVIAMAGVMRVEDWHHPATFLDSAEAVITTNLLGPIRLIAAFIEHLQRQPAATIITVSSGLAFAPLKVTPSYNASKAAVHMLTETLRLQYADTSIQLIELEPPSVATDLLPGQRDSSFAMPLDEFIDEVMTILEADRDVKEIQVERVKFLRYAEARGDYDHVVATLNAADPHGNQT; encoded by the coding sequence GTGAACATCACCGGCAACACGATCTTCATCCCCGGTTCGACAAGTGGCATCGGCTTGGCGTTGGCGCTCGCCCTACACGAGAAGGGCAACACCGTCATCGTCGGCGGACGCCGCGCCGATCTGCTCGACGGCATCGCCGACCGGCATCCCGGGATCGACACCGTGCAGATCGACACCACGGACACGGCAAGCATCACCCGCGCAGCCAACCAAGTCCTGGCCCGCCACCCCGACCTGAATGCTGTCATCGCGATGGCCGGCGTCATGCGCGTCGAAGACTGGCATCACCCCGCCACCTTCCTGGATTCCGCCGAAGCTGTGATCACCACGAACCTGCTGGGTCCCATCCGCCTGATCGCGGCGTTCATCGAACACCTTCAACGGCAACCGGCTGCGACGATCATCACGGTGTCCTCGGGACTGGCGTTCGCGCCGCTGAAGGTCACGCCCAGCTACAACGCGTCAAAGGCCGCCGTCCACATGCTGACCGAGACACTACGGCTGCAGTACGCCGACACCAGCATTCAGCTGATCGAACTCGAACCTCCCTCGGTGGCCACCGATCTGCTTCCCGGACAACGCGACAGCTCCTTCGCGATGCCGCTGGACGAGTTCATCGACGAGGTGATGACGATCCTGGAAGCAGACCGCGACGTCAAGGAGATCCAAGTCGAACGCGTCAAATTCCTCCGCTACGCCGAGGCGCGCGGCGACTACGACCACGTGGTGGCAACACTCAACGCGGCCGACCCACACGGGAACCAGACCTGA
- a CDS encoding Dyp-type peroxidase, giving the protein MTRPHPVLTPLSPAAIFLVATIDDGGEPRAHSTLTDLSALVRGVAFRVPSANLTLVTGIGSDAWDRLFAGARPAKLHPFIALDGARHRAPSTPGDLLWHIRGRSMDVCFELGRRILDSASGAVTVVDEVHGFRFFEMRDLLGFVDGTENPQGTEAETAAVVGDDDDPEYAGGSYVHIQRYTHNLSAWDALSVTEQELVIGRTKLENIEVPDAAKPSNSHLALNTITDEDGHELTIVRANMPFGELGSSECGTYFIAYSADPDVPETMLRNMFLGNPLGNTDRILDFSTAHTGGLFFAPTPAFLDDPPPLPVQRAKTSPPPPHRAQTAPDHSLAIGSLKGRS; this is encoded by the coding sequence ATGACCCGGCCACATCCCGTTCTCACACCGCTGAGTCCCGCGGCGATCTTTCTCGTCGCGACAATCGACGACGGCGGCGAACCCCGCGCGCACAGCACACTCACCGATCTGTCGGCTCTGGTGCGCGGCGTCGCGTTCCGGGTGCCATCGGCCAATCTGACCCTCGTCACCGGCATCGGATCCGACGCCTGGGATCGGCTGTTCGCCGGCGCCCGCCCAGCCAAACTGCACCCCTTCATCGCACTCGACGGCGCACGCCACCGCGCTCCGTCCACACCGGGAGATCTGTTGTGGCACATCCGTGGCCGATCGATGGATGTCTGCTTCGAACTCGGACGCAGGATCCTGGACTCGGCGTCTGGCGCCGTGACGGTCGTAGACGAAGTGCACGGGTTCCGGTTCTTCGAGATGCGCGACTTACTCGGATTCGTGGACGGCACCGAGAACCCCCAGGGCACGGAAGCCGAGACAGCCGCCGTCGTCGGCGACGACGATGACCCGGAATACGCAGGCGGATCCTATGTCCACATCCAGCGGTACACCCACAATCTGTCGGCGTGGGACGCGCTGAGCGTCACGGAGCAAGAGTTGGTGATCGGGCGAACCAAACTGGAGAACATCGAAGTACCCGATGCGGCCAAACCGTCGAATTCTCATCTGGCGCTCAACACCATCACCGACGAGGATGGACACGAACTCACGATCGTGCGGGCCAACATGCCCTTCGGAGAACTCGGCTCCAGCGAGTGCGGCACCTACTTCATCGCCTACTCGGCTGACCCCGACGTGCCCGAGACAATGTTGCGAAACATGTTCCTCGGCAACCCACTCGGGAACACCGACCGCATCCTCGACTTCTCCACCGCTCACACCGGCGGCCTGTTCTTTGCGCCCACACCGGCGTTTCTCGACGATCCGCCCCCGCTGCCCGTGCAACGGGCCAAGACCAGCCCACCTCCACCTCACCGAGCCCAAACCGCCCCGGATCACTCGCTGGCCATCGGCAGCCTGAAAGGACGATCCTGA